A region of Desulfovibrio sp. UIB00 DNA encodes the following proteins:
- a CDS encoding EamA family transporter produces the protein MRSALNNPCTSTKLMRQNMFNGYVWILLAALLWSLLGVVSKFCQYAGVLPLETAFWRAAIGCAFFLAHAALTGGLRIPLRHALTFMLFGAWGVGVFFGAMQMAIKLSGGATAVVLLYTAPVWVAVFSRFLFGEHITRRKALAVLIALSGTALVCFSGGSLPGETSLAGIGFGLLSGLCYATHYPFYRWWQRRYSTASIYGFMLLGGVVALGFCGPVHVDHALDTWGWLFALGLLTCYMAYICYGQGLKRISLVRAAVTCHLEPVLGTLWVWLFWNESFSASGWLGGALVLSAVFLLTTDKTSE, from the coding sequence CCCCTGCACCTCCACCAAGCTCATGCGACAGAACATGTTTAACGGCTATGTATGGATTTTGCTGGCGGCCCTGCTGTGGTCGCTGCTGGGTGTTGTTTCCAAGTTTTGCCAGTATGCGGGCGTATTGCCGCTTGAAACGGCCTTTTGGCGGGCGGCCATAGGCTGCGCTTTCTTTTTGGCGCACGCCGCTTTGACCGGGGGGCTGCGCATTCCCTTACGCCATGCCCTGACGTTTATGCTTTTTGGCGCATGGGGCGTTGGGGTGTTTTTCGGTGCCATGCAAATGGCCATCAAGCTCAGCGGCGGCGCAACCGCCGTGGTGCTGCTGTATACTGCCCCGGTGTGGGTGGCTGTTTTTTCGCGCTTTTTGTTTGGCGAACACATAACACGGCGCAAGGCGCTGGCCGTGCTCATTGCCCTTTCCGGCACGGCGCTGGTCTGTTTTTCCGGCGGCAGCCTGCCTGGCGAAACATCCCTTGCGGGCATTGGCTTTGGCCTGCTCTCCGGCCTGTGCTATGCCACGCACTATCCCTTTTACCGCTGGTGGCAACGCCGTTATTCCACAGCCAGCATTTATGGCTTCATGCTGCTGGGTGGTGTGGTGGCTCTGGGCTTCTGCGGCCCGGTGCATGTGGATCACGCCCTGGACACATGGGGTTGGCTGTTCGCCCTGGGGCTGCTCACCTGCTACATGGCCTACATCTGCTACGGGCAAGGGTTGAAACGCATCAGCCTTGTGCGGGCAGCAGTTACCTGCCATCTGGAGCCGGTGCTCGGCACTCTTTGGGTCTGGCTGTTCTGGAATGAAAGTTTCAGCGCGTCCGGCTGGTTGGGTGGCGCGCTGGTTCTCAGTGCGGTATTTCTGCTGACCACTGACAAAACCAGCGAATAG
- a CDS encoding twin-arginine translocation pathway signal protein, whose translation MNGKMLRRLMIFLSLLALMVVALPAPSVADSAASINYDVTAALNQLYASSPAAKKMGSTAKGILVFPNIVKGGLIIGGQFGEGALRVGGKTKGFYRSVAASYGLQAGIQKFGYALFFLSDDDLKYLKSSGGWEIGVGPSVVIVDEGMARSFTTTTARSGVYAFFFNQKGLMAGLGIQGSKITEIHPSK comes from the coding sequence ATGAACGGGAAAATGCTTCGGCGTTTGATGATCTTCTTATCCCTGCTTGCACTCATGGTCGTTGCTCTTCCAGCACCCTCCGTGGCAGACAGCGCGGCATCCATCAATTATGATGTTACTGCTGCGTTGAACCAGTTATATGCTTCAAGCCCTGCGGCGAAAAAAATGGGAAGCACGGCCAAGGGAATCCTTGTCTTTCCCAATATAGTCAAGGGCGGCCTTATCATTGGCGGTCAATTCGGCGAAGGCGCCCTGCGGGTTGGAGGCAAAACCAAGGGCTTCTATCGTAGCGTGGCAGCATCCTACGGGTTGCAGGCCGGGATACAGAAGTTTGGCTATGCTCTGTTTTTTCTTTCGGATGACGACCTGAAGTATCTGAAAAGCAGTGGAGGATGGGAGATAGGTGTCGGCCCCAGCGTAGTTATAGTGGATGAGGGAATGGCCAGATCATTTACCACTACCACGGCTCGCTCAGGGGTGTACGCATTTTTCTTCAACCAGAAGGGGCTGATGGCTGGCTTGGGTATTCAGGGCAGCAAAATAACTGAAATACATCCGAGCAAGTAG
- a CDS encoding MarR family transcriptional regulator, whose product MKTDHIVALIGRVREQANNLIVAELEKRGHGGMAPSHGAILQALFTRGPMHMSALAEAIGKQKNTVTTLVGKLEQAGYVTKSPSQEDSRVTLVSLSGKALAAKADFDAISQTLLEAVWGDMPHAEREALVAGLERVLRNISLKNIF is encoded by the coding sequence ATGAAGACCGATCACATTGTTGCCCTCATAGGCCGGGTGCGCGAGCAGGCCAACAATCTTATTGTCGCTGAGCTTGAAAAGCGCGGACACGGCGGCATGGCCCCATCTCACGGCGCCATTTTGCAGGCCCTGTTTACGCGCGGCCCCATGCATATGAGCGCGCTTGCCGAGGCCATAGGCAAACAAAAAAACACCGTGACCACGCTGGTCGGCAAACTGGAGCAGGCGGGCTACGTAACCAAATCTCCCTCGCAGGAAGATTCGCGGGTTACGCTGGTTTCGCTTTCCGGCAAAGCGCTTGCTGCCAAGGCTGATTTTGACGCCATCTCCCAGACGCTGCTGGAAGCCGTGTGGGGCGACATGCCCCACGCCGAAAGGGAAGCCCTTGTTGCAGGGCTGGAAAGAGTGCTGCGCAACATCAGCCTGAAAAACATATTCTGA
- the trpS gene encoding tryptophan--tRNA ligase has product MSNIILTGDRPTGKLHIGHFAGSLKQRVLLQNSGKFDEIYIMLADAQALTDNADNPEKVRNNILEVALDYLACGIDPEKSSIFIQSQLPQLYELSFHYMNLVTVSRLQRNPTVKAEIAQKNFEQSIPVGFFTYPISQAADITAFEATAVPVGEDQKPMLEQTVEIVRKFNSTYGETLVEPQILLEQNAACLRLPGIDGKAKMSKSIGNCIYLSDSEKEVHDKIFSMFTDPGHLKASDPGKIEGNTVFTYLDAFAVPEDFAKFNSPYPNLDEMKAHYQRGGLGDVAVKKFLNEVMQQILGPIRTRRQQYEQDIPFVIDVLKKGTEKAYDKAAKTLEKVRRAMKLNHFEAGLKLQSK; this is encoded by the coding sequence ATGAGCAATATCATTCTGACCGGGGATCGCCCCACGGGTAAGCTGCACATCGGACACTTCGCCGGATCGCTCAAGCAGCGCGTTTTGCTGCAAAATTCTGGCAAATTTGATGAAATCTACATCATGCTGGCCGATGCGCAGGCTCTGACCGACAATGCCGACAATCCTGAAAAAGTGCGCAACAACATTCTTGAAGTGGCGTTGGACTACCTTGCCTGCGGCATTGACCCGGAAAAGTCCTCCATCTTCATTCAGTCCCAGTTGCCGCAGCTTTATGAACTGAGCTTCCACTACATGAACCTTGTCACCGTGTCGCGCCTCCAGCGCAACCCCACGGTCAAGGCAGAGATTGCCCAGAAAAATTTTGAGCAGAGCATCCCCGTGGGATTCTTCACCTACCCCATCAGCCAGGCGGCAGACATCACGGCTTTTGAGGCCACCGCCGTGCCGGTAGGCGAAGACCAGAAGCCCATGCTGGAACAGACCGTGGAAATCGTGCGCAAGTTCAACAGCACCTACGGCGAAACTCTGGTGGAACCGCAGATCCTGCTGGAACAGAACGCCGCCTGCCTGCGCCTGCCCGGCATTGACGGCAAGGCCAAGATGAGCAAGTCCATCGGCAACTGCATCTATCTGAGCGACTCCGAGAAGGAAGTTCACGACAAAATTTTCAGCATGTTCACCGACCCTGGCCACCTCAAGGCTTCCGATCCCGGCAAGATTGAGGGCAATACCGTGTTCACCTATCTGGACGCCTTTGCCGTGCCGGAAGACTTTGCCAAGTTCAATTCACCCTACCCCAATCTGGACGAAATGAAGGCCCACTACCAGCGCGGCGGCCTTGGAGACGTGGCGGTGAAGAAGTTCCTCAACGAAGTCATGCAGCAGATCCTCGGCCCCATCCGCACCCGCAGGCAGCAATACGAACAGGACATTCCTTTCGTCATTGACGTGCTCAAGAAAGGTACGGAAAAGGCCTATGACAAGGCCGCCAAAACCCTTGAAAAGGTTCGCCGGGCCATGAAGCTGAACCACTTTGAAGCGGGCCTCAAGCTGCAATCCAAGTAA
- a CDS encoding pyridoxamine 5'-phosphate oxidase family protein, whose amino-acid sequence MQKVIDFLSANTTVFLATSDSGAARVRPFQFQFAENGRLWFCTARSKETFAQLQSDSRLEFACMSPKMETLRVKGQANLDDDMAIKRRIIESNGLVRSIYGSAENPDFTVFSVDHGTAFMFDFSGNPPQSFSF is encoded by the coding sequence ATGCAAAAAGTAATCGATTTTCTTTCTGCCAACACCACGGTTTTTCTTGCCACTTCTGATTCCGGCGCGGCCCGCGTACGGCCCTTCCAGTTTCAGTTTGCGGAAAACGGCCGCCTGTGGTTCTGCACTGCGCGCTCAAAAGAAACCTTTGCCCAGTTGCAGAGCGACTCCCGGCTGGAGTTTGCCTGCATGTCGCCCAAAATGGAGACCCTCCGCGTAAAAGGTCAGGCCAATCTGGACGATGACATGGCGATCAAGCGACGCATCATTGAAAGCAACGGCCTTGTGCGCTCAATCTACGGCTCGGCAGAAAACCCTGATTTTACGGTTTTCAGCGTTGATCACGGTACGGCCTTCATGTTTGATTTCAGCGGCAATCCGCCTCAGTCTTTCAGCTTCTAA
- a CDS encoding cupin domain-containing protein has protein sequence MKKMLFAAALCSLVFAGTALAGEPQLYPKDSLKTWNRDNVAGGQGTLFGQFGFTRNDASKDMVIKEIGWMTLQPGASIGMHKHENNEDAYIIVSGEGVFTDSAGKETPVKGGDITIARPGDAHALKCSGSVPLVFLDVIGQR, from the coding sequence ATGAAAAAGATGCTTTTTGCCGCAGCGCTGTGTTCACTGGTATTTGCCGGAACGGCTCTTGCGGGCGAACCGCAGCTCTACCCAAAGGATTCCTTGAAAACCTGGAACCGTGATAACGTGGCGGGCGGTCAGGGAACCTTGTTTGGTCAGTTCGGCTTTACCCGCAACGACGCCTCCAAGGACATGGTCATCAAGGAAATCGGCTGGATGACTTTGCAACCGGGCGCTTCCATTGGCATGCACAAGCATGAAAACAATGAAGACGCCTACATCATCGTTTCCGGCGAGGGCGTGTTCACCGACAGCGCGGGCAAGGAAACTCCGGTGAAAGGCGGCGACATCACCATCGCCCGTCCTGGCGACGCTCATGCGCTCAAATGCAGCGGTAGCGTACCGCTGGTATTTCTGGATGTGATCGGTCAGCGCTAA
- a CDS encoding DUF599 domain-containing protein produces the protein MYTFDLLCFCISVALYTAYNLYIRLRESSNPGYTIHGISRTARVKWVASILEKKNGILAVQTLRNATMASTFMASTSVLLAVGVLSLTGNGENVRHTWHSLNFFGSVEPGMFAFKILALLLNFFLAFFCFASSLRLYTHVAFMLGAEADQQDSDQLGSMSEKYLNMGANHFYLGMRAFYFSVPLVFWIFGAQFMIFGTAFLISIIFILDKTPQHKES, from the coding sequence ATGTATACTTTTGATCTTTTATGTTTCTGCATTTCCGTGGCTCTGTACACCGCTTATAATCTCTACATCCGCTTAAGGGAATCATCCAATCCCGGCTACACAATCCACGGCATATCGCGGACCGCAAGGGTTAAGTGGGTGGCGTCCATTCTTGAAAAAAAGAATGGCATTCTTGCCGTGCAAACCCTGCGTAACGCCACCATGGCCTCCACCTTCATGGCCTCAACAAGCGTTTTGCTGGCTGTGGGGGTGCTCTCCCTTACAGGCAATGGGGAAAATGTCAGGCATACATGGCACTCGCTTAACTTTTTTGGTTCTGTGGAGCCGGGCATGTTTGCTTTCAAGATTCTTGCCCTTTTGCTGAATTTTTTTCTGGCTTTTTTTTGCTTTGCCTCATCTCTCAGGCTCTACACGCATGTGGCCTTTATGCTGGGCGCGGAAGCCGACCAACAGGATTCCGATCAGCTTGGCAGCATGTCAGAAAAATACCTGAATATGGGCGCAAACCACTTTTATTTGGGAATGCGCGCCTTCTATTTCAGCGTGCCGCTGGTTTTCTGGATTTTTGGCGCGCAGTTCATGATTTTTGGCACTGCGTTTCTGATCAGCATCATCTTTATTCTTGATAAAACGCCACAACACAAAGAGAGTTAG